The following are encoded together in the Scomber japonicus isolate fScoJap1 chromosome 20, fScoJap1.pri, whole genome shotgun sequence genome:
- the tvp23b gene encoding Golgi apparatus membrane protein TVP23 homolog B isoform X2 encodes MLTEDEDVSLFDAEEDVGKRSKKSSIKHPVASFFHLFFRVSAILVYLLCEIFSRSFIACMVTIILLLSCDFWTVKNISGRLMVGLRWWNQVDDDGRSHWVFEARKGTGKQQASDAESRVFWLGLIVCPVMWVIFAFSTLFSFKIKWMPVVIMGLVLQGANLYGYIRCKVGGKTSLKNMATNYFGRQFLKQALSKEEES; translated from the exons ATGTTAACAGAAG ATGAAGATGTGTCTCTGTTCGATGCAGAGGAGGATGTGGGGAAAAGGTCGAAGAAGTCGAGTATCAA GCATCCAGTGGCGTCCTTCTTCCACCTCTTCTTCAGAGTCAGCGCCATCCTCGTCTACCTGCTCTGTGAGATCTTCAGTAGAAGTTTCATCGCCTGCATGGTCACAATAATTCTCCTGCTCTCATGTGACTTCTGGACAGTAAAG aaCATCAGTGGGAGGCTGATGGTTGGTCTGAGATGGTGGAACCAGGTGGATGATGATGGACGAAGCCATTGGGTGTTTGAAGCAAGGAAG GGCACTGGGAAACAACAAGCGTCAGATGCTGAATCACGAGTCTTCTGGCTCGGACTGATCGTTTGTCCTGTCATGTGGGTCATCTTCGCCTTCAGCACCCTCTTTTCTTTCAAGATTAAATGGATG CCTGTAGTGATCATGGGTCTGGTGCTGCAAGGGGCCAACCTCTACGGCTACATACGGTGTAAAGTGGGAGGCAAGACCAGCTTAAAGAACATGGCGACTAATTATTTTGGACGACAGTTTCTCAAAcag GCGCTGTCTAAAGAGGAGGAATCATAG
- the tvp23b gene encoding Golgi apparatus membrane protein TVP23 homolog B isoform X1: MLTEDTNDEDVSLFDAEEDVGKRSKKSSIKHPVASFFHLFFRVSAILVYLLCEIFSRSFIACMVTIILLLSCDFWTVKNISGRLMVGLRWWNQVDDDGRSHWVFEARKGTGKQQASDAESRVFWLGLIVCPVMWVIFAFSTLFSFKIKWMPVVIMGLVLQGANLYGYIRCKVGGKTSLKNMATNYFGRQFLKQALSKEEES, translated from the exons ATGTTAACAGAA GATACTAATGATGAAGATGTGTCTCTGTTCGATGCAGAGGAGGATGTGGGGAAAAGGTCGAAGAAGTCGAGTATCAA GCATCCAGTGGCGTCCTTCTTCCACCTCTTCTTCAGAGTCAGCGCCATCCTCGTCTACCTGCTCTGTGAGATCTTCAGTAGAAGTTTCATCGCCTGCATGGTCACAATAATTCTCCTGCTCTCATGTGACTTCTGGACAGTAAAG aaCATCAGTGGGAGGCTGATGGTTGGTCTGAGATGGTGGAACCAGGTGGATGATGATGGACGAAGCCATTGGGTGTTTGAAGCAAGGAAG GGCACTGGGAAACAACAAGCGTCAGATGCTGAATCACGAGTCTTCTGGCTCGGACTGATCGTTTGTCCTGTCATGTGGGTCATCTTCGCCTTCAGCACCCTCTTTTCTTTCAAGATTAAATGGATG CCTGTAGTGATCATGGGTCTGGTGCTGCAAGGGGCCAACCTCTACGGCTACATACGGTGTAAAGTGGGAGGCAAGACCAGCTTAAAGAACATGGCGACTAATTATTTTGGACGACAGTTTCTCAAAcag GCGCTGTCTAAAGAGGAGGAATCATAG
- the trim16 gene encoding tripartite motif-containing protein 16 isoform X2: MVKTVTAAENAINKLQLNTVSIEHSVTEVRAVIESQFEELQAVVERAKREVAEILAGEEKQALKQAEGIRVHLEQRCTELKKTQAQVEKLSKNKNDVDFLQEYSQWKKEATDTSLPGVYIGLMDRLNSFSHVIVKSTEELCAMLVSSYIDKVKETCKNDKMGIKTTVQAIVAAKQNITLPNPETRTDFLKYAAQVTFDGDTAHKFLRLTEENRKVTNTTPWQHPYPDVPERFENWRQVLATESFYLGRHYFEVDIGGEGTHIGVTYKSIDRKGSESNSCITGNNFSWCIQWNGRTFSAWHSDVETPLSVEKFTRIGVYVNYQQGLLAFYGVNDTMTLIHEYKAEFLEPLYPAFWLSKKENIVALVAPGEPLPLKSPSPPTSPANGIVSKTAA; the protein is encoded by the exons ATGGTGAAGACAGTGACGGCAGCGGAGAACGCCATCAACAAACTGCAACTCAACACAGTCTCCATTGAG CATTCTGTGACCGAGGTACGAGCAGTGATTGAAAGCCAATTCGAGGAGCTGCAGGCGGTGGTGGAGAGGGCCAAGCGGGAGGTGGCGGAGATACTGGCGGGTGAGGAGAAGCAGGCTCTGAAACAAGCTGAGGGTATCCGGGTTCATCTGGAGCAGAGATGcacagagctgaagaagacacAAGCGCAGGTGGAGAAGCtctccaaaaacaaaaatgatgtgGACTTCCTGCAG gAGTATTCACAGTGGAAGAAAGAAGCCACTGATACCTCCCTGCCTGGGGTCTACATCGGACTTATGGACCGTCTGAATTCCTTCAGTCATGTGATCGTCAAGTCTACGGAGGAGCTGTGTGCCATGCTTGTGTCTTCATACATAGACAAAGTTAAAGAGACGTGTAAAAATG atAAAATGGGGATAAAGACAACAGTCCAGGCGATTGTTGCAGCAAAACAGAACATAACGTTACCAAATCCAGAGACTCGTACAGACTTCCTCAAGT ATGCCGCCCAGGTGACTTTCGATGGTGACACAGCTCACAAGTTCCTGCGCCtgacagaggaaaacaggaaggtgacTAATACCACACCCTGGCAACATCCTTATCCTGATGTACCTGAGCGCTTTGAGAACTGGCGTCAAGTGCTGGCAACAGAGAGCTTCTATCTGGGGCGGCACTACTTTGAGGTGGATATCGGCGGCGAGGGCACACACATCGGCGTCACCTACAAGAGCATCGACCGAAAGGGAAGTGAAAGCAACAGCTGCATCACAGGTAACAACTTCTCCTGGTGTATTCAGTGGAACGGACGCACCTTCTCCGCTTGGCACAGTGATGTAGAAACTCCTCTCAGTGTGGAGAAGTTCACCCGTATCGGGGTGTATGTGAACTACCAGCAAGGCCTCCTGGCTTTTTACGGAGTGAATGATACCATGACCCTCATCCACGAGTACAAGGCAGAGTTCCTGGAGCCTCTTTACCCAGCTTTCTGGTTGTCTAAGAAAGAGAATATTGTTGCCTTGGTTGCACCTGGAGAGCCATTACCGCTCAAAAgcccctctcctcccacctcaCCTGCAAATGGAATTGTTTCAAAAACAGCAGCATAG
- the trim16 gene encoding tripartite motif-containing protein 16 isoform X1: MAATAAEEAAPTSKQQQKLCSVCSGVLSGDQPTACGHSVCDSCLGDTSKGCPESLKSLDKPEPVKQNGTEAEAPAINSKEEQNQDSKTTEEIKIQEDLEESEDPKKPEEDKKEAEPQTNGAEEEVKEEPLGPDDVVCDSCIESPCRALKSCLTCLVSYCEAHLRPHLENPKFQNHRLVEPLRDIERRTCESHKWPLELFCCADDCCICQDCVTEDHKGHNTMPVVEARRQIERELKDKQTEMVKTVTAAENAINKLQLNTVSIEHSVTEVRAVIESQFEELQAVVERAKREVAEILAGEEKQALKQAEGIRVHLEQRCTELKKTQAQVEKLSKNKNDVDFLQEYSQWKKEATDTSLPGVYIGLMDRLNSFSHVIVKSTEELCAMLVSSYIDKVKETCKNDKMGIKTTVQAIVAAKQNITLPNPETRTDFLKYAAQVTFDGDTAHKFLRLTEENRKVTNTTPWQHPYPDVPERFENWRQVLATESFYLGRHYFEVDIGGEGTHIGVTYKSIDRKGSESNSCITGNNFSWCIQWNGRTFSAWHSDVETPLSVEKFTRIGVYVNYQQGLLAFYGVNDTMTLIHEYKAEFLEPLYPAFWLSKKENIVALVAPGEPLPLKSPSPPTSPANGIVSKTAA; the protein is encoded by the exons ATGGCAGCTACAGCAGCTGAAGAAGCAGCTCCCACCtccaagcagcagcagaaactaTGCAGTGTCTGCTCAGGTGTCCTGAGCGGAGACCAGCCGACAGCCTGTGGACACTCTGTTTGTGACTCCTGCCTCGGTGACACAAGCAAAGGATGCCCTGAGAGTCTGAAGAGCCTCGACAAGCCTGAACCTGTCAAACAGAATGGAACAGAAGCTGAAGCACCTGCAATTAACAGCAAAGAGGAGCAAAATCAAGATTCAAAGACAACAGAGGAAATCAAAATACAAGAAGATCTAGAGGAGTCTGAGGATCCAAAAAAGCCTGAAGAGGACAAGAAAGAGGCAGAACCGCAGACAAATGGAGcagaagaggaggtgaaggaggaacCTTTGGGCCCTGACGATGTAGTGTGTGATTCGTGTATTGAGAGCCCCTGCAGAGCCCTCAAATCCTGCCTCACCTGCCTGGTGTCCTACTGCGAGGCACACCTCCGGCCTCACCTGGAGAACCCAAAGTTTCAGAACCACCGGCTGGTGGAGCCGCTCAGGGACATCGAGAGGCGGACATGTGAGAGCCACAAGTGGCCCCTGGAGCTTTTCTGCTGTGCTGACGACTGCTGCATCTGTCAAGACTGTGTGACGGAGGACCACAAAGGCCACAACACCATGCCTGTGGTGGAGGCTCGCAGACAGATAGAG AGGGAACTGAAGGACAAGCAGACTGAGATGGTGAAGACAGTGACGGCAGCGGAGAACGCCATCAACAAACTGCAACTCAACACAGTCTCCATTGAG CATTCTGTGACCGAGGTACGAGCAGTGATTGAAAGCCAATTCGAGGAGCTGCAGGCGGTGGTGGAGAGGGCCAAGCGGGAGGTGGCGGAGATACTGGCGGGTGAGGAGAAGCAGGCTCTGAAACAAGCTGAGGGTATCCGGGTTCATCTGGAGCAGAGATGcacagagctgaagaagacacAAGCGCAGGTGGAGAAGCtctccaaaaacaaaaatgatgtgGACTTCCTGCAG gAGTATTCACAGTGGAAGAAAGAAGCCACTGATACCTCCCTGCCTGGGGTCTACATCGGACTTATGGACCGTCTGAATTCCTTCAGTCATGTGATCGTCAAGTCTACGGAGGAGCTGTGTGCCATGCTTGTGTCTTCATACATAGACAAAGTTAAAGAGACGTGTAAAAATG atAAAATGGGGATAAAGACAACAGTCCAGGCGATTGTTGCAGCAAAACAGAACATAACGTTACCAAATCCAGAGACTCGTACAGACTTCCTCAAGT ATGCCGCCCAGGTGACTTTCGATGGTGACACAGCTCACAAGTTCCTGCGCCtgacagaggaaaacaggaaggtgacTAATACCACACCCTGGCAACATCCTTATCCTGATGTACCTGAGCGCTTTGAGAACTGGCGTCAAGTGCTGGCAACAGAGAGCTTCTATCTGGGGCGGCACTACTTTGAGGTGGATATCGGCGGCGAGGGCACACACATCGGCGTCACCTACAAGAGCATCGACCGAAAGGGAAGTGAAAGCAACAGCTGCATCACAGGTAACAACTTCTCCTGGTGTATTCAGTGGAACGGACGCACCTTCTCCGCTTGGCACAGTGATGTAGAAACTCCTCTCAGTGTGGAGAAGTTCACCCGTATCGGGGTGTATGTGAACTACCAGCAAGGCCTCCTGGCTTTTTACGGAGTGAATGATACCATGACCCTCATCCACGAGTACAAGGCAGAGTTCCTGGAGCCTCTTTACCCAGCTTTCTGGTTGTCTAAGAAAGAGAATATTGTTGCCTTGGTTGCACCTGGAGAGCCATTACCGCTCAAAAgcccctctcctcccacctcaCCTGCAAATGGAATTGTTTCAAAAACAGCAGCATAG